In one window of Archocentrus centrarchus isolate MPI-CPG fArcCen1 chromosome 11, fArcCen1, whole genome shotgun sequence DNA:
- the pex11b gene encoding peroxisomal membrane protein 11B isoform X2 — MDSWVRFNAQSQAKERVIRAAQYACTLLGSTLPKDAAAAEVRRTVSQLEAHMSLTRKLLRLGNSVEALEAAKRAIHLSDSVLRLCLTISHLNRAMYFACDNVLWAGKTGIISKLDQHKWSQRSFRYYLFALILNLTRDAYELHLLMEREAHSRTTKSPPSPSSSIPLPADHLSPLSLPATQPINFRWLYRQLHLVATVLYSNPPLLLDLVKNSCDIFIPLDRLGIYPTGPGFVGACGLASSVLSILTMVHPWLKLKP; from the exons ATGGACTCTTGGGTTCGCTTTAATGCTCAGAGCCAAGCCAAGGAGAGAGTTATCAG GGCTGCTCAGTATGCTTGCACGCTGCTGGGATCCACTCTGCCCAAGGATGCGGCGGCAGCTGAGGTCCGCAGAACTGTCAGTCAGCTGGAAGCACACATGAGTCTGACAAGAAAAT TGCTGCGCCTGGGGAACTCTGTGGAGGCGCTGGAGGCTGCCAAAAGGGCCATCCACCTCTCTGACAGTGTATTGAGGCTCTGTCTGACCATCAGCCACCTTAACAGAGCCATGTACTTTGCCTGTGACAATGTGCTGTGGGCAGGAAAAACTGGAATCATCTCCAAACTTGACCAGCATAAGTGGAGCCAGAGATCTTTCAG GTACTACCTCTTTGCTTTGATCCTGAACCTGACCCGAGATGCCTACGAGCTCCATCTCCTCATGGAGCGTGAAGCACATTCCAGAACCACCAAATCCCCACCTTCACCCTCCTCCAGCATCCCTCTGCCAGCCGACCATCTATCCCCTCTCTCCCTACCGGCCACGCAACCCATAAATTTCCGTTGGCTCTACAGacagctccatctggtggcgACTGTGCTGTACAGCAACCCACCACTACTGTTGGACCTGGTGAAGAACAGTTGTGATATCTTCATCCCACTGGACCGGTTGGGAATTTACCCTACAGGGCCAGGCTTTGTTGGGGCCTGTGGCCTGGCCtcctctgtgctctccatcctcACCATGGTTCACCCCTGGCTCAAACTCAAGCCATAA
- the smad10a gene encoding mothers against decapentaplegic homolog 4: MWNDSELGHHDASELSGHSLADQLNTSTIMSVNPPSSNDACLSIVHSLMCHRQGGENEGFAKRAIESLVKKLKEKKDELDSLITAITTNGVHPSKCVTIQRTLDGRLQVAGRKGFPHVIYARLWRWPDLHKNELKHVKFCQYAFDLKYDSVCVNPYHYERVVSPGIVGLSLQNAAAPGGLIKEEYIPDCIQMDLPPGMPLSDHQAAPDHYSPLLPPSQLSSEPHGPSPVTRYPNLPVSPKVPASGSMLPLQGSHGDGRLQTPSPQAQVVQPRPPTPPQVASQQQAAQHPSQHTHSQQPPLPPSHLNRQNGYSSNKQSQTQPAFHTVWTGSSTASYTPIGPQQNGRGHQQPPLHLPNHHWSQHHSSTSFAPSVSNHPGPEFWCSVSYFEMDVQVGEMFKVLSSCPVVTVDGYVDPSGGDRFCLGQLSNVHRTDASERARLHIGKGVQLECRGEGDVWMRCMSDHAVFVQSYYLDREAGRAPGDAVHKIYPGAYIKVFDLRQCHRQMQQQAATAQAAAAAQAAAVAGNIPGPGSVGGIAPAVSLSAAAGIGVDDLRRLCILRLSFVKGWGPDYPRQSIKHTPCWVEVHLHRALQLLDEVLHTMPLTDPGPAN; this comes from the exons ATGT GGAACGATTCAGAGCTGGGCCATCATGATGCCAGTGAACTTTCTGGTCACTCATTGGCGGACCAACTTAACACCAG CACCATCATGTCAGTGAACCCACCGAGCAGCAATGATGCCTGCCTCAGCATTGTCCACAGCCTCATGTGCCACCGGCAGGGAGGAGAGAATGAGGGCTTTGCTAAGCGTGCTATTGAGAGTCTGGTAAAGAAGCTAAAGGAGAAGAAGGACGAGCTGGACTCGCTTATCACTGCCATCACCACCAATGGTGTTCATCCCAGCAAGTGCGTCACCATCCAGAGGACTCTGGATGGGCGGCTACAG GTGGCAGGGAGGAAAGGGTTCCCTCATGTGATTTACGCACGGCTGTGGCGTTGGCCCGACCTCCACAAGAACGAACTTAAGCATGTCAAATTCTGCCAGTATGCTTTTGACCTCAAgtatgacagtgtgtgtgtcaacCCCTACCATTATGAGAGGGTGGTGTCACCAGGCATCG TTGGTCTCAGCCTTCAAAATGCAG cagcaccaGGAGGACTAATCAAGGAAGAATACATCCCTGACTGTATACAGATGGACCTTCCACCTGGCATGCCTCTGTCTGACCACCAAGCGGCTCCAGACCACTACAGTCCACTTCTGCCTCCCTCACAACTGTCCTCTGAACCCCACGGCCCCTCACCTGTTACCAGATATCCTAACTTGCCTGTCTCACCCAAAG tgcctgcctctggctccaTGCTGCCACTGCAGGGCAGTCATGGTGATGGCCGCCTCCAAACTCCATCGCCACAGGCTCAAGTTGTCCAACCACGACCTCCAACCCCGCCCCAGGTTGCCTCTCAGCAGCAGGCTGCCCAGCATCCCTCACAGCACACCCACTCACAGCAACCCCCTCTACCACCCTCTCATTTGAACAGACAGAATGGATACAGCAGCAATAAACAGTCTCAGACTCAGCCTGCGTTCCACA CTGTTTGGACAGGCAGCAGCACGGCCTCCTACACTCCCATAGGACCCCAGCAGAATGGGCGCGGTCACCAACAGCCTCCTCTGCATCTTCCAAACCATCACT GGTCTCAGCATCACAGCTCAACCTCGTTCGCTCCTTCTGTGTCCAATCATCCAG GACCAGAGTTTTGGTGCTCTGTTTCCTACTTTGAAATGGATGTTCAGGTGGGTGAGATGTTCAAGGTGCTCTCCAGCTGCCCTGTGGTGACTGTGGACGGTTACGTGGACCCATCAGGAGGTGATCGCTTCTGCCTCGGCCAGCTGAGTAACGTCCATCGCACAGATGCCAGTGAGAGAGCCAG GCTACACATCGGTAAAGGTGTGCAGCTGGAGTGCCGTGGCGAGGGGGATGTGTGGATGCGCTGTATGAGCGACCATGCTGTGTTTGTACAGAGCTACTACCTCGATCGGGAAGCAGGCCGAGCACCAGGTGATGCTGTGCACAAGATCTACCCTGGAGCCTACATCAAG GTTTTTGACCTGCGGCAGTGCCACAGACAGATGCAGCAGCAGGCAGCGACGGCtcaagctgcagctgctgcgcAGGCAGCTGCCGTCGCGGGGAATATTCCCGGCCCAGGCAGTGTCGGAGGCATCGCACCTGCAGTCA GtctctctgcagcagcaggcattGGTGTGGATGACTTGAGGCGGCTGTGTATCTTGCGGCTCAGCTTTGTGAAAGGCTGGGGGCCTGACTACCCCCGGCAGAGCATTAAACACACCCCTTGCTGGGTGGAGGTCCACCTGCACCGTGCTCTGCAGCTTCTGGATGAGGTGTTGCACACTATGCCATTGACAGACCCGGGGCCTGCCAATTGA
- the pex11b gene encoding peroxisomal membrane protein 11B isoform X1, with amino-acid sequence MSLTRKLLRLGNSVEALEAAKRAIHLSDSVLRLCLTISHLNRAMYFACDNVLWAGKTGIISKLDQHKWSQRSFRYYLFALILNLTRDAYELHLLMEREAHSRTTKSPPSPSSSIPLPADHLSPLSLPATQPINFRWLYRQLHLVATVLYSNPPLLLDLVKNSCDIFIPLDRLGIYPTGPGFVGACGLASSVLSILTMVHPWLKLKP; translated from the exons ATGAGTCTGACAAGAAAAT TGCTGCGCCTGGGGAACTCTGTGGAGGCGCTGGAGGCTGCCAAAAGGGCCATCCACCTCTCTGACAGTGTATTGAGGCTCTGTCTGACCATCAGCCACCTTAACAGAGCCATGTACTTTGCCTGTGACAATGTGCTGTGGGCAGGAAAAACTGGAATCATCTCCAAACTTGACCAGCATAAGTGGAGCCAGAGATCTTTCAG GTACTACCTCTTTGCTTTGATCCTGAACCTGACCCGAGATGCCTACGAGCTCCATCTCCTCATGGAGCGTGAAGCACATTCCAGAACCACCAAATCCCCACCTTCACCCTCCTCCAGCATCCCTCTGCCAGCCGACCATCTATCCCCTCTCTCCCTACCGGCCACGCAACCCATAAATTTCCGTTGGCTCTACAGacagctccatctggtggcgACTGTGCTGTACAGCAACCCACCACTACTGTTGGACCTGGTGAAGAACAGTTGTGATATCTTCATCCCACTGGACCGGTTGGGAATTTACCCTACAGGGCCAGGCTTTGTTGGGGCCTGTGGCCTGGCCtcctctgtgctctccatcctcACCATGGTTCACCCCTGGCTCAAACTCAAGCCATAA